Proteins encoded together in one Synechococcus sp. A15-62 window:
- the ntcA gene encoding global nitrogen regulator NtcA — MTSSRGFSRYAPQMVAPSPSAEPANRSLLEIIRDLDGASTELVDRNKTIFFPGDPAERVYLIRRGAVRLSRVYESGEEITVALLRENSLFGVLSLLTGQRSDRFYHAVAFTRVEMVTAPATSVKAAIEADTSVGLRLLQGLSSRILQTETMIETLTHRDMSSRLVSFLLVLCRDFGVADELGITIDLRLSHQAIAEAIGSTRVTITRLLGDLRQSGLVQIDRKKITVLDPIALAKRFS, encoded by the coding sequence ATGACCAGTAGCCGAGGTTTCAGCCGATACGCCCCGCAGATGGTGGCTCCATCTCCCAGCGCAGAACCGGCCAACCGTTCTCTCCTGGAGATCATCCGAGATCTCGATGGCGCCAGCACTGAACTGGTGGATCGCAACAAGACCATTTTCTTCCCTGGGGATCCCGCAGAACGGGTGTATCTGATCCGCCGGGGGGCCGTTCGTCTGTCCCGCGTCTACGAGTCGGGGGAGGAAATCACCGTGGCCCTGCTCCGCGAAAACAGCCTCTTCGGTGTGCTGTCACTGCTGACCGGCCAACGGTCTGATCGCTTTTACCACGCTGTGGCCTTCACCAGGGTCGAGATGGTGACGGCACCGGCGACCTCCGTGAAGGCCGCCATCGAAGCCGACACCAGCGTTGGACTGCGCCTGCTGCAGGGTCTCTCCAGTCGGATTCTGCAGACCGAAACGATGATTGAAACCCTCACCCATCGGGACATGTCGTCCCGGCTGGTGAGCTTCCTGCTGGTGCTGTGCAGGGATTTCGGCGTGGCGGATGAGCTGGGCATCACCATCGACCTGCGCCTGTCCCATCAAGCCATCGCTGAAGCAATTGGCTCAACACGCGTCACAATCACGCGTCTGCTGGGAGACTTGCGTCAATCCGGTCTGGTTCAGATTGACCGCAAGAAAATCACCGTTCTGGATCCGATCGCTCTGGCCAAACGCTTCAGCTAG
- the rph gene encoding ribonuclease PH, giving the protein MSQSPEHRTDGRRPEQLRPFSVTWNPMGFALSSLVVHTGRTAVLCSVCLEDKVPRWRKGEGLGWLSAEYRLLPGSTPQRQSRELMKLSGRTQEIQRLIGRSLRAVIDMERLGERTLLIDCDVIQADAGTRTASITGAWLALDQACRSLVEKGVLEQSPLVDQVAAVSVGLVDGQALLDLDYSEDSRAEVDLNVVQAGDGRLLEIQGTAEGAPFSRSQLNELLDLAEPGLSSLMQEQRQAFTEHSRVT; this is encoded by the coding sequence ATGAGCCAATCCCCTGAACACCGCACTGATGGCCGTCGCCCAGAGCAGTTGCGACCGTTCTCGGTGACTTGGAATCCCATGGGGTTTGCCCTGAGCTCCCTGGTGGTTCACACGGGCCGAACCGCTGTGCTCTGCAGCGTCTGCTTGGAGGACAAGGTTCCCCGCTGGCGGAAGGGAGAAGGGCTGGGATGGCTCAGCGCCGAATACCGGTTGCTGCCCGGGTCCACCCCACAGCGGCAATCACGGGAGCTGATGAAACTCTCGGGTCGCACCCAGGAGATTCAGCGGTTGATCGGGCGCAGCCTGCGCGCCGTGATCGACATGGAACGCCTGGGGGAGCGCACCTTGCTGATCGACTGCGACGTGATCCAGGCGGACGCCGGCACCCGGACGGCCTCGATCACCGGGGCTTGGCTCGCCCTGGACCAGGCCTGCCGATCGCTGGTGGAAAAGGGAGTGCTGGAGCAATCGCCGCTTGTCGATCAGGTGGCGGCCGTCTCCGTGGGCTTGGTGGATGGCCAGGCCTTGCTGGATCTGGACTACAGCGAAGACAGCCGAGCCGAGGTGGACTTGAACGTTGTGCAGGCCGGCGATGGCCGTCTTTTGGAAATCCAGGGAACTGCGGAGGGAGCACCCTTCAGCCGCAGCCAGCTCAATGAGCTGCTGGATTTGGCGGAGCCGGGATTGTCATCCCTGATGCAGGAACAACGCCAAGCCTTCACCGAGCACAGCAGAGTTACGTAA
- a CDS encoding cob(I)yrinic acid a,c-diamide adenosyltransferase, whose product MTTSLANPQALQNSLDQDQQALQRAGLRPVAPVSDPPPLHLVAPEGQLQVHTAPYRGSFASVLSQAMRAAGLGSRVLISQFLKGGVQQGPAGRVQLCGGLVWLRPEVPLCLSSPGHPGGAEAVAAVWSICRQHLIQGDLDQLVLDEIGLAVAFGYLDEADVIAALEQRPASMDVIITGPAIPAGVVEMADQVTELRRGF is encoded by the coding sequence ATGACCACAAGCCTCGCCAATCCCCAAGCGCTCCAGAACTCCCTGGATCAGGATCAGCAGGCTTTGCAGCGGGCGGGCCTCAGGCCCGTAGCACCTGTATCTGATCCGCCACCCCTGCATCTGGTGGCCCCCGAAGGACAGCTTCAAGTGCATACGGCGCCCTACCGAGGCAGTTTCGCCAGTGTTCTGAGTCAGGCCATGCGTGCTGCCGGCTTGGGCAGTCGTGTTCTGATCAGTCAGTTCCTCAAAGGGGGCGTTCAGCAGGGACCGGCCGGACGGGTGCAGCTCTGCGGAGGTCTTGTCTGGCTCCGTCCGGAAGTGCCCCTCTGCCTCTCCTCACCGGGGCATCCCGGTGGCGCCGAGGCGGTGGCTGCGGTTTGGTCCATCTGTCGCCAGCACCTGATTCAGGGAGATCTCGATCAGCTGGTTCTGGATGAAATCGGCCTCGCCGTGGCCTTCGGATACCTGGATGAGGCGGATGTGATTGCAGCCCTTGAGCAGCGGCCCGCTTCGATGGATGTGATCATCACTGGACCTGCAATCCCCGCCGGTGTGGTGGAGATGGCAGATCAAGTCACGGAGTTGCGCCGAGGTTTCTGA
- the dcd gene encoding dCTP deaminase, with protein MLKCDRWITEQAGQGMIEPFQSGLVRHLDPEQKLRPVLSFGCSSYGYDLRLSPQEFLIFRHVPGTVMNPKRFNPANLEPTPLHEDEDGRYFILPAHSYGLGVALEKLRVPPNITVICLGKSTYARLGIIVNTTPAEASWEGHLTLEFSNSSGADCRIYADEGICQLLFFEGDPCSTTYSDRQGKYQHQPERVTLAKV; from the coding sequence ATGCTCAAGTGCGATCGCTGGATCACTGAACAGGCCGGTCAGGGAATGATTGAGCCATTCCAGAGCGGTCTAGTCCGTCACCTGGATCCGGAGCAGAAGCTGAGACCGGTGTTGAGTTTCGGTTGCTCCTCCTATGGCTACGACCTGCGCTTGTCGCCCCAGGAATTCCTGATCTTCCGGCATGTTCCGGGCACGGTGATGAACCCCAAGCGGTTCAACCCAGCCAATCTCGAGCCCACCCCTCTTCATGAAGACGAAGACGGGCGCTATTTCATTCTCCCTGCGCATTCCTACGGCCTTGGTGTGGCGTTGGAGAAGCTGCGGGTTCCCCCCAACATCACCGTGATCTGTTTGGGCAAGAGCACCTATGCCCGCCTTGGAATCATCGTCAACACCACTCCGGCAGAAGCCAGCTGGGAGGGTCATCTCACCCTTGAATTCAGCAACAGCTCTGGCGCTGACTGTCGGATCTATGCCGATGAAGGCATCTGTCAGCTGCTGTTTTTTGAAGGTGATCCCTGCTCGACCACCTACAGCGATCGACAAGGCAAATACCAGCACCAACCGGAACGGGTGACGCTGGCCAAGGTTTAG
- the thyX gene encoding FAD-dependent thymidylate synthase encodes MDRFRVDLIAATPNPQQCVYAAMHQDYSEGFVAADRANWPDEQRAGEICVKRLLSGERGHYGPMEHAQIVLNVGWFPHSVMQQARTHRVGVSFDVQSMRYTGERICRAADGALDLEEVFYLRPVGEYSDRQGKKYAYNEALRQQDLDLCRSAAERYRDLLKAGFAEEHARGILPFDYRQHFVVSFSLRAFLHFMDLRAKLDAQLEIRQLCDLMWPHMVNWAPEFAAWYEKSRLHRARLAP; translated from the coding sequence ATGGACCGCTTTCGGGTCGATCTGATCGCAGCCACGCCGAACCCGCAGCAATGCGTGTATGCCGCCATGCATCAGGACTACAGCGAAGGATTCGTGGCCGCAGATCGTGCCAACTGGCCCGATGAGCAACGGGCAGGGGAGATCTGTGTGAAACGTCTGCTGTCTGGAGAACGCGGCCACTACGGCCCGATGGAGCATGCGCAGATCGTGCTGAACGTGGGATGGTTCCCGCACTCGGTGATGCAGCAGGCCCGCACCCACCGGGTTGGGGTGAGCTTCGATGTGCAATCCATGCGCTACACCGGTGAACGCATCTGCCGTGCAGCGGATGGCGCCTTGGACCTGGAGGAAGTGTTTTACCTACGGCCCGTCGGCGAGTACAGCGATCGGCAGGGAAAGAAATACGCCTACAACGAAGCACTACGCCAACAGGATCTCGATCTGTGCCGAAGTGCCGCCGAGCGCTACAGGGATCTGCTCAAGGCCGGTTTCGCCGAGGAACACGCCCGCGGCATCCTTCCCTTCGACTACCGCCAGCATTTTGTGGTGAGCTTCAGCCTGCGGGCATTCCTGCATTTCATGGATCTGAGGGCCAAGCTCGATGCCCAGTTGGAGATCCGCCAGCTCTGCGATCTGATGTGGCCCCACATGGTGAATTGGGCCCCAGAATTCGCAGCCTGGTATGAAAAAAGCAGGCTTCACCGGGCGCGACTGGCCCCGTAA
- a CDS encoding thioredoxin domain-containing protein: MTGTPKSSPLGTAQRWVLVLIAVVLAIGLVILRGGIQSESPMEQLARRSLDPQMALTNGRPTLIEFYADWCQVCREMAPSMLDLEKRSRDRLDVVLVNVDNPRWQDLVDRYDVNGIPQLNLFDAEGEAKGRSIGLRSVDELQLLTTALIEDQPLPALPGVGNISRLETPFSANNALAGASSPANAGPRSHG; the protein is encoded by the coding sequence ATGACAGGCACTCCGAAGTCTTCGCCCCTGGGCACAGCACAGCGATGGGTGCTGGTGCTGATCGCGGTGGTTCTGGCCATTGGCCTGGTCATCCTGCGGGGCGGCATTCAGAGCGAAAGCCCGATGGAGCAGCTGGCGAGACGATCCCTCGACCCGCAAATGGCGTTGACCAATGGACGCCCAACCCTGATCGAGTTCTACGCCGATTGGTGCCAGGTCTGCAGGGAGATGGCGCCTTCGATGCTGGATTTGGAGAAGCGATCGCGGGATCGACTCGATGTTGTTCTGGTCAACGTCGACAACCCCCGTTGGCAAGATCTTGTTGATCGCTACGACGTCAACGGCATTCCCCAGTTGAATCTGTTCGATGCTGAAGGGGAAGCCAAGGGGCGATCCATCGGTTTACGCAGCGTTGATGAACTCCAGCTGCTCACCACAGCACTGATTGAAGATCAACCGTTGCCTGCTTTGCCTGGCGTCGGCAACATCAGCCGGCTGGAGACGCCCTTCTCCGCGAACAATGCGTTGGCAGGTGCCTCAAGCCCAGCCAACGCCGGGCCCCGCAGCCATGGTTGA